A region of Halalkaliarchaeum desulfuricum DNA encodes the following proteins:
- a CDS encoding P-loop NTPase family protein, with product MSDRDDGDLDVPLSGSTLIVGPSGAGKTRLTARALSAWIDQHGTDGVVVFEFGPEVERDGRVIGGRLDRFLDVPEGVWHGVLEAHAPRLQGTTDDETQALARDNADRAGTLLEAAPQKPAAVFVNDATIPFQHDVGNPNELTGYCDRAGCAVVNAYDGAELGTDDPVSRRERESLAKLKRWADRTIELE from the coding sequence ATGAGTGACCGCGACGACGGGGATCTGGACGTTCCGCTGTCGGGATCGACGCTGATCGTCGGCCCTTCGGGCGCGGGAAAAACCCGTCTTACCGCCCGGGCGCTTTCGGCCTGGATCGACCAGCACGGAACGGACGGCGTCGTCGTGTTCGAATTCGGACCGGAAGTCGAACGCGACGGTCGGGTGATCGGCGGCCGACTCGATCGGTTTCTCGACGTTCCCGAGGGCGTCTGGCACGGCGTCCTCGAGGCGCACGCACCGAGGCTCCAGGGAACAACCGACGACGAGACGCAGGCGCTGGCCCGGGACAACGCCGATCGCGCCGGGACGCTTCTCGAGGCCGCGCCGCAAAAACCCGCGGCAGTGTTCGTCAACGACGCCACGATCCCGTTCCAGCACGACGTGGGGAACCCGAATGAGCTGACCGGGTACTGCGACCGCGCCGGGTGTGCCGTTGTCAACGCCTACGATGGCGCAGAGCTGGGGACGGACGACCCCGTTTCCCGGCGGGAGCGGGAGAGCCTCGCGAAGCTCAAACGGTGGG
- a CDS encoding divalent metal cation transporter, with product MSEATAPESTESTTDVTAVTRGTVRSYLREMGPSWIAGAIAAGPATMASLITAGALFDYALLWVVVLSAGAGALAQYLAMRLGLLTERGIVGVTEDHLGELWAWVLVLDVVIAAGVAQLVIMNTLASVSATLTGVDARAWGVLWALILLLGLAGRGYDLLELAAKVLVALAVAAFVASLFVVPIDAGTAATGLVPTLPSGGALVAAGVLGGAVHITLITMHSYTMRARGWTEREYGLATFDVGASMLVAFGIYSVAIFLVAASVLSDPDLTAVGAAEALGPLVGEHARLLFLLGLGGAAVSTLGANTVVPPFLVADKLGWETTIADARYRLLLAGFAVVSGAGAFIGGEVLGQLVLVLALGTVGTPFAIAVVLYLLNSDAVPEPNSRVANLGGIVLFAVSGTLAANFVREEVSTGVDPISGFVLAFAVVLAIAIVGLVGKYGREEVTG from the coding sequence TGAGTCGACGGAGTCGACGACCGACGTGACTGCCGTCACCCGGGGAACGGTCCGGTCGTACCTGCGGGAGATGGGGCCGTCCTGGATCGCCGGCGCGATCGCGGCTGGGCCGGCGACGATGGCGAGCCTGATCACCGCGGGCGCGCTGTTCGATTACGCCCTGCTTTGGGTGGTCGTCCTGTCGGCGGGAGCAGGCGCGCTCGCACAGTACCTGGCGATGCGTCTGGGGCTGCTTACCGAACGGGGGATCGTCGGCGTCACGGAGGACCACCTCGGCGAGTTGTGGGCGTGGGTGCTGGTGTTAGACGTCGTCATCGCCGCCGGCGTCGCCCAGCTCGTGATCATGAACACCCTCGCCAGCGTGTCGGCAACGCTCACGGGTGTCGACGCCCGTGCGTGGGGCGTGCTGTGGGCGCTGATCCTCCTCCTCGGGCTTGCCGGGAGGGGGTACGACCTCCTGGAGCTCGCGGCGAAGGTGCTCGTCGCGCTGGCGGTGGCCGCGTTCGTCGCCTCACTGTTCGTGGTCCCGATCGACGCGGGAACGGCGGCGACAGGGCTCGTTCCCACGCTCCCGTCCGGCGGCGCGCTGGTCGCGGCGGGCGTGCTCGGCGGCGCGGTCCACATCACGCTGATCACGATGCACTCGTACACGATGCGGGCACGCGGGTGGACGGAGCGAGAGTATGGGCTCGCAACGTTCGACGTCGGCGCGTCGATGCTCGTGGCCTTCGGGATCTACAGCGTCGCGATCTTCCTCGTCGCCGCGAGCGTGCTCTCGGATCCGGACCTGACCGCGGTGGGAGCCGCCGAGGCGCTGGGACCGCTGGTCGGCGAGCACGCCAGGCTGTTGTTCCTGCTTGGACTCGGCGGCGCCGCGGTGTCGACGCTCGGCGCCAACACGGTGGTGCCGCCGTTCCTGGTCGCCGACAAACTCGGCTGGGAGACGACCATCGCCGACGCACGCTATCGGCTGCTGCTTGCGGGGTTCGCCGTCGTTTCCGGCGCCGGCGCGTTCATCGGTGGGGAGGTGCTCGGCCAACTCGTGCTCGTGCTGGCGCTGGGAACCGTCGGGACGCCGTTCGCGATCGCGGTCGTGTTGTACCTCCTGAACAGCGACGCGGTGCCCGAACCCAACTCCCGGGTGGCGAACCTCGGCGGAATCGTGCTGTTTGCCGTGTCGGGAACCCTCGCCGCCAACTTCGTTCGGGAGGAGGTTTCGACCGGCGTCGATCCGATCTCCGGATTCGTGCTCGCGTTCGCCGTCGTGCTCGCGATCGCGATCGTCGGCCTCGTCGGGAAGTACGGTCGCGAGGAGGTGACCGGATGA